The Klebsiella quasivariicola region CCACTGGCGGCTAAGACGATTGGCGGCAAGGACCACGGCGACCACGGCGAGGCCGGGGAAGGTGGTTAGCCACCAGGCGGTTGACAGGTAATTGCGGCCTTCGGCGATCAGTAATCCCCACTCCGGCACCGGCGGCGGGGTGCCGTAGCCGAGGAAGCTGAGGGTGGCCAGGGCCAGCATCGCCTGACCGAACTGCAGCGTCGCGAAAGCAAACACCGCGGTGAGCGAGTTGGGCAGAATATGGCGCCAGAAGACGGCGAGAAAGGTGCCCCCGCTGCCCTGGGCTGCTTCGACGTAATCGCTGTGGCGCACGCGCACCACCTCCGCCCGCGCCAGGCGCGCGAAGCTGGCGATAGCCGCCACGCCGACCGCCACCGCCGCATTCACCGTACCGAAACCGAGCAGAATAATCACCGTCAGCTGCAGCAGCAGGGAGGGGATGGCCAGCAGGACATCGACCAGGCGCATGATGGTGGATTCCACGCGACCGGCCAGCGCCCCGGCGAGGGTGCCAAGGGCGGTGCCGAACGCCAGGCCGATGGCGACGGCGATCAGCGCCGCCGAGAGAGAATGTACCGCGCCGTACACCACCCGCGTCCACAGATCGCGCCCCAGCTGGTCGGTACCCAGCCAGTAGTGCGCCTGCGGCGCCAGGCGCTGAGCGCCGGGGATCCCTTCCAGCGGGTTCGCGGCGGTAAACCACTGCGGGGCGAGGGCCATTAACAGCGCAGTGATCATCACCGCCCACGCCAGCCACAGGCCAGGCTGCAGGCGCACCCTGCGCCATTCCGGGCGGCGGCGAACCGCGATGGCATAATCGACCAGGCTCATTTCGCACCTCCGGTCTGTAAATGGAGCCGGGGATCCAGTCGCGGCATGACCAGGTCGACCAGCAGGTTGATCAGGACGAAACCGAGGGCGGAGATCATCACCACCGCCTGCAGCACGGCGATATCCTGGTTATTCACCGCCTGCTGGGTCAGCTGGCCGAGGCCGCTGCGGCCGAAGACGGTCTCGGTGATCAGCGCCCCGGCAATAAGCTCCCCGAGCAGCAGCCCGGCAATATTCAGCGCTGGCAGCAGGGCGTTACCCATGACATGGTGCCAGAGGACGCCAGTCTCGCTCATGCCCTTGGCGCGGGCGACCGCGACGAAGGGCTGAACCGCCACCTGATCCATGCTGCGCATCAGGATCTGCGCCAGCGGCGCGGAAATGGGCAGCGCGACGGCGATAACCGGTAAAATCAGTCCCTCCAGCGGACCAGGGTTAATTACCGGGATCCAGCGCAGCTGAAAGGAAAACAGCTGGATCAGGGCGATACCCAGCCAGAAGGTAGGCAGAGAGATAAACAGCACCGGTAGCGACTGCAGAAAATTGCTCAGCCAGCGCAGCCCCGGCAGCCGCGAGGCGAAAGCGAGGGCGAACGCCAGCGCCACCGCCAGCAGAAAGGCCGGCAGGGCGAGGCTTAAGGTATCCGGCAGGTTGCTGGCAATCAGACTACTGACCGCCAGACCCGCCTGCAGGGAATAGCCAAAGTCGCCGTGCAGCATCGCCAGCAACGTATGCAGATACTGGCGCCACAGCGGGCTGTCGGCGCCGTAGGCCAGCCGCATCTCGGCGATTTGCGCCGGGCTGAGGCCGAGGTCCGGGTTCTGAAACTTGATCAGCACCGCATCCCCCGGCAGCACCTGCAGCAGGAAAAAGGTGAGGGTAAATGCCGCCCACAGGACCAGCAGCCCCTGGCCGAACCGTCGCAGAAGATAAGCGCTCATATCCGGCCTCTTAGTGCTTGTCCAGCCACGCGCCGTAGAACGACGGGCGACCGACGGCCTCGAAGCTGACGCCTTTGACCCATGGCGCGCCGGCGAACACCTGCGGCTCTTCGAAAATAGGGATCACATAGGCGTTGTCGATCAGATAGCGCTGGGCGTCCCCGGTTAACTGCAGGCGTTGCTGCGGCTCTACCGCCGCGGAGATGCCGGTCAGCAGGTCATTTAGCTTATCATCGCGAAAGTGCTGGACTTTATCGCTGGAGCCGCCTTTCTGCAGCAGCGCATCGCGGTTGTTGGGGA contains the following coding sequences:
- a CDS encoding ABC transporter permease — translated: MSLVDYAIAVRRRPEWRRVRLQPGLWLAWAVMITALLMALAPQWFTAANPLEGIPGAQRLAPQAHYWLGTDQLGRDLWTRVVYGAVHSLSAALIAVAIGLAFGTALGTLAGALAGRVESTIMRLVDVLLAIPSLLLQLTVIILLGFGTVNAAVAVGVAAIASFARLARAEVVRVRHSDYVEAAQGSGGTFLAVFWRHILPNSLTAVFAFATLQFGQAMLALATLSFLGYGTPPPVPEWGLLIAEGRNYLSTAWWLTTFPGLAVVAVVLAANRLSRQWSGVRP
- a CDS encoding ABC transporter permease → MSAYLLRRFGQGLLVLWAAFTLTFFLLQVLPGDAVLIKFQNPDLGLSPAQIAEMRLAYGADSPLWRQYLHTLLAMLHGDFGYSLQAGLAVSSLIASNLPDTLSLALPAFLLAVALAFALAFASRLPGLRWLSNFLQSLPVLFISLPTFWLGIALIQLFSFQLRWIPVINPGPLEGLILPVIAVALPISAPLAQILMRSMDQVAVQPFVAVARAKGMSETGVLWHHVMGNALLPALNIAGLLLGELIAGALITETVFGRSGLGQLTQQAVNNQDIAVLQAVVMISALGFVLINLLVDLVMPRLDPRLHLQTGGAK